A window from Micromonospora profundi encodes these proteins:
- a CDS encoding TetR/AcrR family transcriptional regulator yields the protein MSEAAHDRPVAAPPGAAPRSESLLERAFTEALEPSEDNDETTTRLLDAAYEQFRRMGVRRSTMEDVARRAGVSRITAYRRFATKDRLVEQVVRREFRRYFDQFLVDIQRAATVGDRVVLGFVSALQAIRSNPLIGGLMDAEPDMLVPSMISDGGRTLATVQRFVAGQLRREQRAGTISDAVDVEVVAELMTRLSCSFLLIPSHVIDLDDTEELRAVARRFLVPMLEHGSQAE from the coding sequence ATGTCCGAGGCGGCCCACGACCGGCCTGTAGCGGCACCGCCGGGGGCCGCGCCCCGCTCGGAGTCGCTGCTGGAACGCGCCTTCACCGAGGCGCTCGAGCCCTCCGAGGACAACGACGAGACCACCACGCGGCTTCTCGACGCCGCCTACGAGCAGTTCCGCCGCATGGGCGTCCGTCGGTCCACAATGGAAGATGTGGCGCGGCGGGCCGGCGTCTCCCGGATCACCGCGTACCGCCGGTTCGCCACGAAGGACCGGCTGGTGGAGCAGGTGGTCCGCCGGGAGTTCCGGCGCTACTTCGACCAGTTCCTCGTCGATATCCAGCGGGCCGCGACCGTCGGCGACCGGGTGGTGCTGGGCTTCGTCAGCGCCTTGCAGGCCATCCGCAGCAACCCGCTGATCGGGGGGCTGATGGACGCCGAACCGGACATGCTCGTCCCTTCGATGATCAGCGACGGCGGGCGGACGTTGGCCACTGTGCAGCGGTTCGTCGCCGGCCAGCTCCGTCGCGAACAGCGCGCCGGCACCATCTCCGACGCGGTGGACGTCGAGGTCGTCGCCGAGCTGATGACCCGGCTGTCCTGCTCCTTCCTGCTCATCCCCAGCCACGTCATCGACCTCGATGACACCGAAGAGCTGCGCGCCGTGGCCCGGCGGTTCCTCGTACCGATGCTGGAGCACGGTTCACAGGCCGAGTGA
- a CDS encoding acyl-CoA dehydrogenase family protein: MNRPILTADHLAFAELVRAFIDKEIAPHHDRWEADGIVDRGLWRAAGATGLLGFSVDERYGGGGVTDRLFSAVLTEELARAGASGPAFGLHNDIIGPYLTDLTNDEQKQRWLPGFCSGDIITAIAMSEPGAGSDLQGITTTAVRDGDCYVLNGQKTFISNGILADLVIVVARTDPAAGHRGISLLVVERGMAGFERGRNLDKIGQKAQDTAELFFADVRVPAANLLGEEGKGFGYLMRNLPFERLSIAVAALAGAETVFEQTLAYCKERQAFGRPIGSFQHNRFLLAELATELRLGRVFIDQCLVAPDLTAETAAMAKWWCTELQHRTVDRCLQLHGGYGYMREYPVARAYLDARVQTIYGGTTEIMKEVIGRSLGL; the protein is encoded by the coding sequence GTGAACCGTCCCATCCTCACCGCCGACCACCTCGCGTTCGCCGAACTGGTGCGCGCCTTCATCGACAAGGAGATCGCACCGCACCACGACCGCTGGGAGGCCGACGGCATCGTCGACCGCGGCCTGTGGCGGGCCGCCGGCGCGACAGGCCTGCTGGGCTTCTCCGTCGACGAACGGTACGGCGGAGGCGGCGTGACGGACCGGCTGTTCAGCGCCGTCCTGACCGAGGAACTTGCCCGGGCGGGCGCGAGTGGCCCGGCGTTCGGCCTGCACAACGACATCATCGGGCCGTACCTCACCGACCTGACAAACGACGAGCAGAAGCAGCGCTGGTTGCCGGGCTTCTGCTCCGGGGACATCATCACCGCGATCGCCATGTCCGAACCCGGCGCGGGCAGCGACCTCCAGGGCATCACGACCACCGCCGTACGCGACGGAGACTGCTACGTCCTCAACGGTCAGAAGACCTTCATCAGCAACGGCATCCTGGCCGACCTGGTCATCGTCGTGGCCCGCACCGACCCGGCAGCGGGGCACCGGGGCATCAGCCTGCTGGTGGTCGAACGGGGCATGGCCGGCTTCGAGCGGGGCCGCAACCTCGACAAGATCGGGCAGAAGGCGCAGGACACCGCCGAGCTGTTCTTCGCCGACGTACGGGTGCCTGCGGCAAATCTCCTCGGCGAGGAGGGCAAGGGCTTCGGCTACCTGATGCGCAACCTCCCCTTCGAACGGCTGTCGATCGCCGTGGCGGCGCTCGCCGGCGCCGAGACGGTGTTCGAGCAGACCCTCGCGTACTGCAAGGAACGCCAGGCATTCGGCCGCCCCATCGGCAGCTTCCAGCACAACCGGTTCCTGCTTGCCGAACTCGCCACCGAACTGCGCCTCGGCCGGGTCTTCATCGACCAGTGCCTTGTCGCGCCGGATCTCACGGCGGAGACGGCGGCGATGGCGAAGTGGTGGTGCACCGAGCTACAGCACCGCACCGTCGACCGCTGCCTCCAGTTGCACGGCGGTTACGGCTACATGCGCGAATACCCGGTGGCCCGGGCGTACCTGGACGCTCGCGTGCAGACCATCTACGGCGGCACCACGGAGATCATGAAGGAGGTGATCGGCCGGTCACTCGGCCTGTGA